The Selenomonas sp. AB3002 sequence CTTATGGCTTCAATATCCAGCAAGCCATCCCTCTCCCCTCATCTATGCAAACCGCCTTGAACCAATCACAGCGTTATGTTAAACTTTATCTATCTTAATATTCTAGCATAATCAGAAGTAATCTGGAAAGGTCTGAACACCTTATGAATAAAGCCACGGGGCTGCCTCCCTGTCCCCGCATTCTCATGATACGTCTCTCTGCCATAGGCGATGTGCTCCATGCCACCTCCGTGGCCCGCAACCTGAAACTCTTCCTGCCGGAAGCCCACCTTACCTGGCTCTGCAGCCCTCCGGCAGATGACCTGCTGCGGGGCAACCCGGATGTGGATGAAGTCATCAGCTGGGACAGGCGGATATTCGACACGGCCATCTCTGAGCACAGATTCGGCCAGGCCTTCCGCTCTCTCAAAGAAGCCCGCCGCCTTTTCAAGGAGCATGGTCCCTTTGATGCCGTCCTGGACATCCAGGGGCTTTTCCTCACAGGTGTCCTCGCCCTGCTCACCGGCTGTGGGCGCCGCATCGGCATCCACGAACGCCATGAGGGCAATCCCTTCTTCATGACTGATATGGCCCCGGACATAGACGACAAGCACAAGATTCGCCGCTACCTCACAGCCCTCATGCCCCTGGGCTGGCAGCAGGAGGATTTCGTGCCAGGCACAGTGCTGACCCTTGATGCCGACTGGAAAAGTTATGCCCATGGCTTCTGGAAAGAGCATGATATAGACCCACAGAAGCCAATCCTCATGGTGAACATCCGCACCACCTGGCCGGACAAGCACCTGCGACCCCGTGTCTTTGGTGAGCTTCTGGAGAAAGCCAATATCCCTGATGATATGCAGCTCATCTTCCCCGGCGCCCCCGGGGACAAGCCGTATATAGAAGAAACTTTGGACTACCTAAAAGAAAACGCCCCTGAGCTTGCCTCCAGAGCCATCTGCATTGCGGGAGAAACCTCACTGAGGGAACTGGCGGCCCTCATCAAGTCCGCCACCCTCTTCCTCACCTGCGACACCGGCCCTCTCTACGTGGCCGAAGCCGTAGGCACCCCTACCTTCTCCCTCTGGGGCCCGACGCTCCCCACCATCTACGGTCCCCTCTCCCCAGGCCATCACTTCTACATCTCCCCCCATGAATGCAAGGCCTGCTGCAAGACCAAATGCCCCAAGGGCAACGCCTGCATGGAGGCCATCGAGCCGGGGGAGGCGGCGAAGGAACTGGAAAAGGTTTTAATACATCTGTGCATCTAAAAATAAGGGAGCAAGCCCAGCGGCGGGCTTGCTCCCTGTTTGCTTATGTGATTGAATTTACTGCTTCATATCGATTATGGTCTCCAGCATCTCATCACCTACGGCGATCATCTTGGGGTAATCCTAAAAGCCGCACTGAAGGATGTTCATGTCGGCAAACTCGTTGGTGATGTCAACATTGGACATTGCCAGAATCAAAGCTGCGATTTACAGTCTGCCACGTCTTGCCAGATTGTGACATTTTTCTACCATGTCAGCCCAATCACGTTTACCCATGTCATGCATATAAGCCCATGATTCCGGACTGTTTATTTGCTGCGTCAGGGGAGATGCCTTCACCATGGCCTTGGCTTCTTTGCCGCTGTAGCCACGTTTTACCAATTCCAATACGGTATAACAGAAATAATACCGCTGGTCGCTCATTTTGCGGGCATACCTGTCGAGAACCATTTCAAAACACCTCCACTTGTAATATTTTCAGGTAAGATAGAGATTTCTCTGTCTTAAAGACATACTGCATCCCTAACGATTTTTCAGAAATATTTTGCAAAAACTCAAACTTGCTAAGTTTTCCCTCTTCGCAATCCAAAGCATCTTCACGAACCCGGCGGTCAGCTATCGGTCCTATTATGCAGTCTACGTCAGAGTTGGACTGTAAGCAGCGCTGGGTGATAATCATATCTGCAAATTCGTTGGCATGGCTGCATTTATGCCGTGACAATGGAAACAGCCTGTCTGTCCAGCAGTTCCAGAAGACGGCTAGATGGTCCATTGGGTGTATTCCGACCCGATTCCCATGCTTCTATGGTTTTCTTGCTGACACAGAGGTATTTAGCAAGGACAGCCTGGGTTAGGTTGTTCTTCAAGCGAATGCTGCGCACCTCAGCACCGCTGAACTTGCGGGCAGGGGCAATGTTTATGGTTAGAGTTTCATGGGTAAGGTTAGCCCCATTATTTTCTTCATAATCAGCAATAAGTTCATTTAATGAACCAGCTATCATATCATAAGTCCTGCTCATTTTGTTACTCCCTTCTGCATACTCTTTTCCAAACGCTCAATCAAGGCTTTCAAACCGTTCCGCTCTGCCTGTGAGAGATTTTCCATCTCGTTCTTCGCAAATACCATGACCAGAAAAATACGTCCGTGGATTTCAAAGTCCACATAACATACACGGGCACAGTGAGATTTCCCCCGATTCCCGTAGGAAAAACGCATTTTCCGCAACCTGCCAGTGCCACGCATAACAGCACCGGCTTTAGGATTGTCCAGCAATATAGATTGCAGTTCCTTCATGTGTTCATCGGTTAGCCCCAGAGCCTTCCACTGTTCATCAAATTTCTTGCCATGTATAAACTCTCGTGATACCAGCATATTCTCGCCCCTTTGTTTATATTATACCCTATTTGATAGGGTTCAGCAAGCAAAAGAGGAGCAGGCCCGCCGGGCCTGCTCCTCTTTTACTTATGTGGCTAACTTTACCTCTTCATATTGATGACGGTCTCCAACATCTCGTCACCTACGGTGACAATCTTTGAATTAGACTGGAAGCCGCGCTGGGTGATGATCATATCTGCAAATTCGTTGGCGATGTCTACGTTGGACATTTCCAGAGCGGATGGCGTAATCTTCACGCCAAGATCGGTAGCAGTTTTTACGTTTGCTGCACCAGAGTTGTTAGAGGTCTGATACAGCGAACTGCCGGTCTTAGTGAGACCAGAAGCATTAGTGAACTGAGCAATAGCTACCTGTGCTTCTGCCTTCTGAACACTGTTTGTGTAAGTTCCCATGATAACCCCGGAACTATCAATAGAAATGCTTTCGAGAGACCCCGCCGCATTGCCATCAGCATCGCCATTGATGGTATTCATACCAGCATACTGAGTCAAATCGCCTAATTCCAGACTTATGCTCTGTGGGGTCGAAGAGCCATTGGGAGCCGTATGCGTAACAGACAAAGAGCTTTTTTTGACGCTGTCACCATCAAGCGCCCCTGGAGGTGTAGTGATAGTTACCTCCGAATTTGTATCAGCAACCAATGTTTCTGTTCCACTAAAAGTACCTTCCCTGATAATACCGTCATAATCAAAAGTTATCGTTGTAGATCCCAAAGTATAAGTGGACGTAGACCCATCGGCTTCATTCACAGTCGCTTCTGGCAAGGACATTACCCACGCCGTGGCTTTTTTAGTTACAGGATTCCCTTCCTCATTAGTATAAGTTAGGTCTGCTACAACACTTTTCTCAAACAAAACAGTAGATGTATGTTCTACCCCTAGGCTATCATAATAAGTCCAGGCTGTAGTCTGAGGCATAGAACGACCAATAACATACCTTCCTGAATTAACAGTCATTTTACTGCCATCACTAAAATACAAAGTCACTGGCTGCTCAGATGAAGCCCCAATGTATTTTCCTGCAGTGGTTTCTGTATGTGTAGTGCCATCAGAAGGCTTAACAAAAGAATACGATGTAATTACAGGCACATCAGCATCAAGATTATTTGTATATGTAGCTGTGCTTGTTGCTTCTGCCGCCATGGTCTGTCCTAGCTTTACAACAATATCCGTTGTTGGGCCCGTAGTACTAAGGGCACCACTATCATCCGCCATCCATCCCTGCACTTTAAGACCACTGCCAGGCATTACATAGTTGCCATCAGCATCAAATTCAAAGTCACCATTGCGAGTATAGTATGTCTGTTTGTTGTCTTTTACCACAAAAAGTCCATTACCTGAGATACACAAATCTGTGTTCTTACCTGTTGACTGCACGGAACCATCGCTAAAAAGCAAATCTACGCTAGCCACACCAGAACCCAATCCTACCTGCTTGGCATTTACACCGCCTTTTGTTCCAGTAGGTGCTGCAGCACCGCTCATAGTCTGATTCAAGGTATCAGCAAAAGTCACGCGGCTGGACTTGAACCCTGTGGTATTGACATTAGAAATGTTGTTGCCAATGACATCCATTCTCGTCTGGTGGTTCTTGAGGCCGGATACGCCTGAGAAGAGCGAACGCATCATAGTAAATCACATCTCCTTATTATGTATAGATAGGCAGCTCCTTGCGACGTTCCCTGTCGGCGTGGCCTGACGGCC is a genomic window containing:
- a CDS encoding type II toxin-antitoxin system RelE/ParE family toxin, producing the protein MLVSREFIHGKKFDEQWKALGLTDEHMKELQSILLDNPKAGAVMRGTGRLRKMRFSYGNRGKSHCARVCYVDFEIHGRIFLVMVFAKNEMENLSQAERNGLKALIERLEKSMQKGVTK
- a CDS encoding helix-turn-helix domain-containing protein, whose protein sequence is MSRTYDMIAGSLNELIADYEENNGANLTHETLTINIAPARKFSGAEVRSIRLKNNLTQAVLAKYLCVSKKTIEAWESGRNTPNGPSSRLLELLDRQAVSIVTA
- a CDS encoding flagellar hook protein FlgE, which translates into the protein MMRSLFSGVSGLKNHQTRMDVIGNNISNVNTTGFKSSRVTFADTLNQTMSGAAAPTGTKGGVNAKQVGLGSGVASVDLLFSDGSVQSTGKNTDLCISGNGLFVVKDNKQTYYTRNGDFEFDADGNYVMPGSGLKVQGWMADDSGALSTTGPTTDIVVKLGQTMAAEATSTATYTNNLDADVPVITSYSFVKPSDGTTHTETTAGKYIGASSEQPVTLYFSDGSKMTVNSGRYVIGRSMPQTTAWTYYDSLGVEHTSTVLFEKSVVADLTYTNEEGNPVTKKATAWVMSLPEATVNEADGSTSTYTLGSTTITFDYDGIIREGTFSGTETLVADTNSEVTITTPPGALDGDSVKKSSLSVTHTAPNGSSTPQSISLELGDLTQYAGMNTINGDADGNAAGSLESISIDSSGVIMGTYTNSVQKAEAQVAIAQFTNASGLTKTGSSLYQTSNNSGAANVKTATDLGVKITPSALEMSNVDIANEFADMIITQRGFQSNSKIVTVGDEMLETVINMKR
- a CDS encoding glycosyltransferase family 9 protein is translated as MNKATGLPPCPRILMIRLSAIGDVLHATSVARNLKLFLPEAHLTWLCSPPADDLLRGNPDVDEVISWDRRIFDTAISEHRFGQAFRSLKEARRLFKEHGPFDAVLDIQGLFLTGVLALLTGCGRRIGIHERHEGNPFFMTDMAPDIDDKHKIRRYLTALMPLGWQQEDFVPGTVLTLDADWKSYAHGFWKEHDIDPQKPILMVNIRTTWPDKHLRPRVFGELLEKANIPDDMQLIFPGAPGDKPYIEETLDYLKENAPELASRAICIAGETSLRELAALIKSATLFLTCDTGPLYVAEAVGTPTFSLWGPTLPTIYGPLSPGHHFYISPHECKACCKTKCPKGNACMEAIEPGEAAKELEKVLIHLCI